TGAAGGCTTCGGGTAAGGCGAGGGCGCCGGCGCCCGTCGAGACCGTGCGGTACGTGGACTGGAGGGCGATTTCGAGCCCGCCACCGAGCGCGAGGCCATTGATGAAGGCGAAGCTCGGAACACCCATGTCCGCGAGCGTCGCGTAGACGTCGTGGCCGAGCCGGGCCATCCACAAGCCGTGTTCGCGCTCTTCGAGCCGCTTGACCGCCGAGAGGTCCGCTCCGGCCACCAGGAAGTACGGCTTGCCCGTGACGCCGACGCCGACGATCTCGCCGCGGGAAGCGCGATCCTTGAGGCCCTCGAGCACCGTCCCCAGCTCGACGAGGGTATTGGGTCCGAGGGTGGTGGGCTTGGTGTGGTCCAGGCCGTTGTCCAGGGTGATCAGGGCGAACGTTCCGGCGTTGCCGGGGAGTTCGATGTCCTGAACGTAGGAGTGAGTCACGGTCTCGTCCGGGAACAGTCCGGCCAGTTTCTGGAATTCTGCGGCGCTCATGCTGCGGCTCCCTTGCTCTCGGTGTCGGCGGAGGTCTCTGTTGCGCTGCTGTAGCTGTTGTCGCTGTTGTAATCCACGTGGTGCGGGTTCTCCCAGACTACTGTGGCACCCATTCCCAGGCCGATGCACATGGTGGTGATGCCGTACCGGACGGACGTGTCTTCGTCGAACTGGCGCGCCAATTGGTTCATGAGCCGCACGCCGGACGATGCGAGGGGATGCCCGACGGCGATTGCCCCGCCGTAGCGGTTGACGCGCGGGTCGTCGTCGGCGATTCCGAAGTGGTCCAGGAAGCTCAGGACCTGAACGGCGAAGGCCTCATTGATCTCGAAGAGGCCGATGTCCTCGATGCCGAGCCCGGCGTTCTTGAGGGCCTTCTCGGTGGCCGGGACCGGTCCGATGCCCATGACTTCGGGTTCGACGCCGGCGAAGGCGTAGGAGACGAGGCGCATCTTCACGGAGAGGCCGAGCTCCTCGGCAGCTTCGGCGGAGGCGAGGAGTGCCGCCGTCGCGCCGTCGTTCAAGCCGGCGGCGTTGCCTGCGGTGACCCGGCCGTGTGCCCTGAACGGCGTGCGTAGCTCCGCAAGGTCATCCACTGTGGTCCCGGGGCGCGGCGGCTCATCGATGGAGTTCACTGTCCAGCCTTGTCCGGGCTTCATCGTGGCGACCGGGACCAAGTCGGGCTGGATCTGGCCCTTGCCGTAGGCGGCGGCTAGCTTTGCCTGGGAGGCCGCGGCGTAGGTGTCGGTTCGCTCCTTGGTGATCGACGGGAAACGGTCGTGCAGGTTCTCGGCGGTGTTGCCCATATTCAGGGCGGCTGGATCCACGATCCGCTCGGACATGAACCTGGGGTTGGGATCCGCCCCGGCGCCCATGGGGTGGTTGCCCATGTGTTCCACGCCGCCGGCGATCACGACGTCGTACGCGCCGAAACCGATGCCGCTCGCCGTCGTCGTGACCGCAGTCATTGCTCCGGCGCACATGCGGTCGATCGCAAAGCCGGGCACGCTGCGGGGGAGGCCGGCCAGGAGGGCCGCGGTGCGGCCGATGGTCAAGCCCTGGTCGCCGGTTTGCGTCGTGGCGGCGATGGCGACTTCGTCAACGCGTTCGGCGGGCAGGCCAGGGTTGCGGCGCATCAGTTCGCGGATGCACTTGACCACGAGGTCATCGGCGCGGGTACCCGCATAGATGCCTTTTTCACCTGCTTTGCCGAACGGCGTCCGGACGCCGTCCACGAAGACGACGTCGCGGACTGTCCTCGGCTTGGCGCTGTTCCGGGTTTGGCTCATGTGTGGCTCCTCGTTGAGACATGGATTCCGGACAGCCCTCACACGGGAAGCCGGTGTCATTGACGGCCATGTTACTCGCCGGTAACTTAGCGCGCAAGGAGACGCTCGCTCACATATGACGCGTCTCCAACCGACGCTCGCTCACATATGAACGGTTCCCGGCGGATCCTCGCTCACATCACTAAAGAATGCACTTGGAGAAGGGCCTGTATGTGAGCGGGCGTTGTGCCGGAAGGGCCTGTATGTGAGCGGGCGTCACGGAGGGAGGCGGGAACCCTGGGTTAGGGGGCAGGGGTCCGTTCCTTGGACGCCGCGTTCCGGGGCTCCTTGGGCTCTTTGGGCGGCAGTGGCTGCGGATTAAGTGACGCCTCGGTGAGGATCGGCGCCGTGATGGCGATTTGCCAGTCGCGGGCGCCGAGAGCGCGCAGCTCTTCGGACACGGACTCCACAGTGATGTCCGACGGCGGCCGCCACAGCACGCGCCTCATGTAATCCGGGGTAAGCAGGTTCTCCACGGGAAGTTTGAGCCCATCGGCCGCCTCTTGGAGCCGGGGGCGGGCGGTCCCTAGGCGCGCTGCGGCTTCGGGATCGCGGTCTGTCCAGACGCGTGGAGGCGGGGGAGCGTTGGTGGGAAGATGCAGCGGTGGAAGATCTTCGGTGTTCCTCGCGCCGGCAATGCAGCGCAGCCAGCGCGGTGCTTCGCGCTGTGCGGCCCGCCCATGGAAGCCTTTGGTGGCCAGGAGCTGCGGAACGGTCGTGGGCATGGCCTTGGCAGCGGCGACCAAGGCGGAATCGGGAATGAGTCGGCTGGGAGCAACATCCCTTTTGCGCGCGAGCTGATCCCGTTCGTACCAAAGCTCGCGCACGGCAGCCAACTGACGGCGGTCACGGATCTGGTGCAGTCCGGAGGTCTTGCGCCACGGGTCCACTCGCGGGGCTGGAAGGCCCGCTCCGAGGATGCCGGCGAATTCTTGTTCGGCAAATTCCAGCTTGCCATCAGCTTCCAGGAGTTCGATGAGTTCTTCCCGCAATTCGGCGAGCACCTCGACGTCGAGGGCGGCGTACCGCAGCCAGGGTTCCGGGAGGGGACGCGTGGACCAGTCGGCGGCCGAGTGTTCCTTGGCGAGGCCGAAGCCCAGGAGCTGCTCGATGACGGCTGCCAGGCCCACGCGGGGCAGTCCGGCAAGGCGTGCGGCGAGTTCCGTGTCGAAGAGCTTGTCGGGCCACATGCCGAGCTCGGCCAGGCACGGAAGATCCTGCGTCGCGGCGTGCAGGATCCACTCGACACCGCGCAGCGCCTCGTTGATGATCTTCAGGTCATCGAAGGGTTCGGGGTCGATCAGCCATGTGCCTGCGCCGTCGCGCCTGATCTGCACCAGGAAGGCACGCTGCCCGTAGCGGAAGCCGGAGGCGCGTTCGGCGTCGACCCCGGCGGGGCCGGATCCTGCGGCGATGGCAGCGGCGCACCGTTCCAGGCCGGACAGGGAGTCGATGACAAGCGGCACGCCCTCGCGCGGGGCGTCCAGGTCGATGATCTCAGGTATCCGGCCTTCGAAGCCGTCTACCGTGATGTGTGGTGTGGGATCAGCAGCCGGACCGCCGGCTGTGGTGGGTTCCAGATTTTCAGGGGTCATGGTGCCTTCAGTTTACCGACTCTGTGCCCGGCCGGTCCGGTCGGCGGTTACAGCGGACGTTCACGGCCTTCATGTGAGCCGCCGATGAGGCAAGGGAG
This genomic interval from Arthrobacter sp. FW306-2-2C-D06B contains the following:
- a CDS encoding HRDC domain-containing protein is translated as MTPENLEPTTAGGPAADPTPHITVDGFEGRIPEIIDLDAPREGVPLVIDSLSGLERCAAAIAAGSGPAGVDAERASGFRYGQRAFLVQIRRDGAGTWLIDPEPFDDLKIINEALRGVEWILHAATQDLPCLAELGMWPDKLFDTELAARLAGLPRVGLAAVIEQLLGFGLAKEHSAADWSTRPLPEPWLRYAALDVEVLAELREELIELLEADGKLEFAEQEFAGILGAGLPAPRVDPWRKTSGLHQIRDRRQLAAVRELWYERDQLARKRDVAPSRLIPDSALVAAAKAMPTTVPQLLATKGFHGRAAQREAPRWLRCIAGARNTEDLPPLHLPTNAPPPPRVWTDRDPEAAARLGTARPRLQEAADGLKLPVENLLTPDYMRRVLWRPPSDITVESVSEELRALGARDWQIAITAPILTEASLNPQPLPPKEPKEPRNAASKERTPAP
- a CDS encoding thiolase family protein: MSQTRNSAKPRTVRDVVFVDGVRTPFGKAGEKGIYAGTRADDLVVKCIRELMRRNPGLPAERVDEVAIAATTQTGDQGLTIGRTAALLAGLPRSVPGFAIDRMCAGAMTAVTTTASGIGFGAYDVVIAGGVEHMGNHPMGAGADPNPRFMSERIVDPAALNMGNTAENLHDRFPSITKERTDTYAAASQAKLAAAYGKGQIQPDLVPVATMKPGQGWTVNSIDEPPRPGTTVDDLAELRTPFRAHGRVTAGNAAGLNDGATAALLASAEAAEELGLSVKMRLVSYAFAGVEPEVMGIGPVPATEKALKNAGLGIEDIGLFEINEAFAVQVLSFLDHFGIADDDPRVNRYGGAIAVGHPLASSGVRLMNQLARQFDEDTSVRYGITTMCIGLGMGATVVWENPHHVDYNSDNSYSSATETSADTESKGAAA